The sequence GTCTCGGCATGGACGCGGCGCTCGGCGGGCTCGCTGCGGAGGGGGCCCTGCGGCTGAACGCGCTGGTGGGGGCGTTGCCCGGGACCTCCACGGTCTCGCTGTTCTGCCACAGTTACGGCTCCGTGGTGTGCGGGGTGGCCGCCGACCAGGCCCCCGACCGGGTGGCCGACATCGCGGTCGCCGGATCCCCCGGCATGCGGGCGGAGAACGCCGCACGGCTGGACACCGACGCCCGGATCTGGGCGATGCGCGACCGGGACGACTGGATCCGGGACGTACCGCACCTGGAGTTCGGCGGCATCGGCCACGGCGCCGACCCGGTCGACCCGGCCTTCGGCGCCCGGCTGGTCTCGGCGGCCGGGGCCTCGGGCCACAGCGGCTACTTCGAACCCGGCACCGAGAGCCTCGGCAACTTCGCCGCGATCGGCGTCGGCGCATATGGATCGGTCAGCTGCGCAACGGCCGATGGCGCTTGCCACAGTGGTATTTCCGGTGAACGGGAGGGCTGACGCGCGTAGAGCAGCGTGACAAGCCGATTAATTGCGACTTACGCCGAGGGGGGACGTGCGAGCCTGTGCCGCATACGATGAGGCACATGGGTGATGTGCTGGCCGGAATTCATGCCACCTGGGAGTTCGACGCCGACTCCGTGCTCATCCGCTTCGAACGGGGTATCCGCACACCGAAGCTCCTGCAAAGCCTGCGGGAGCGCCGCATCCCGCACGCTGCGATGTCGTCGGTGACGCTGACCCCGGGCAAGCGGGACACGGTGGTGCTGCGTGTCGTCCCGAGACCGGGTGCCGACCCGCTCTGGGAGGCTGCCGCGGGGCAGCTGAAGGAGGGGTGCGACCCCTACCGCCTGGTGCTTCCGGCGGAGCGTGAGCTGCTCGCGGAGTATTACGCGGACGAGCTGCGGTCCTGTCTGGGCCCCGCGTCCGACGAGCCCGCCGACCGCTTCCTGGTCGCCGCCCCGGAGGCGCCGATGCAGTTCAAGGCGTACGACGGGCGGGCCTCCTTCGACGGCGAGCGGGTCTCCTTCCGGTGGTTCTGGACGGGGGCCTCCAGCGCGAAGTGGAAGGCCGGCGACCAGACGTACCGCGTGAGCGAACTGGCCGGAATTGAGTGGCGCTCCCCCGAGGGCCTGGACGGCTATCTCCGCCTGCTGCCCCGCGCGGCCGCCCCGGCGGACCACCGCACGGGCGGCAGCCTCGGCGACCTGCACGGCCCTGTCACCCCTGGTCTCGATACGGCGGGCGTCGCCGTGGACGGCGCCCCGGCCACCGTGAGCCGCGCCCCGGCGGACCAGGATCCGGCGGCGGTGCTTTTCGGCCTCGGCTACGGGCCGGTGCACGAGTCGCTGCCCTTCGCCGCCGCCGTACTGGAATCCGTACGCCGGACCCAGAGCGCACCGGCCGTCCCCGCCCCGGTCCTGGTCAACGCCGGGCGGCGCGACCCCGCCGACATCGCCGAGCGGATACATCACCTCGGCGAACTGCATCAGGCGGGGCTGGTGACGGACGACGAGTACAGCGCGAAGAAGGCGCAGCTGCTCGCGGAGCTGTGAAACCCGCATTCCTGAGATCTCCTCCCCCTGACACCCCGTACTGGGGTATCAGGAAGCGGGCGGGCGTTCGGCACTCCGGTATGACGCCTCGGCGGCGGTCGCCCTCCTAGGCTGGCCCGGCCATGTCCACTTCCCCCGCCGGGCCCCAGCCGCCCGCCGACGGCCTGCTGAGCGCCGCCCGCCGCAATCTGCGCGAGCTCGCCCTCGGGCTGTCCCACGCGTCCCATCCGTCCACACCGTTGCTGGCCCACGCTCCCAAACCGTGGCAGCGGCTCCTTCCGTACGTCGTGGTCCTCGCGCTGGTCGCGACCTTCGTCCCGGTCACCATCACCAACCTGACCATGCAGTACGGCGTGCCCGGCGCGCTGGCGGGGGCGCTCGGCGTGGCCCAGGCGGCACCGCTGCTGATGCTGGCCCACCGGCCCCTCCAGGCGTGGTGGATCATCTTCCCCGCCGACGTCCTGGGTGCGCTGGTGCTGCTGGCGCGGCCCGCCGGTCCGCACGACGGCTGGCCGTGGACCCCGCCGGTGATCGTCGCCTATCTGTTCCTGCTGCTGACGCTCGGGCTGCGGGAGACCCGGCGGACCGTGATCGCCGTCTGGGCGGTGACGGGCGCCGCCGGAGCCGTGCTGCACCTGATCGCTCCGGACCGCAGCAGTGGCAGCGCCCTGCTCCTGACCATCCTCGGCGGGGTGGTGCTGGTGATCGGCGGGGCGGTACGGGAGCGGGGTGTGGCCCAGCGCCGGCTCGCCGAGCAGGAGACGATCAGCGAGGCCGAGCGGGCCCAGCGCACGCTGCTGGAGGAGCGGACCCGGATCGCGCGCGAGCTGCACGACGTGGTCGCCCACCACATGTCGGTGATCACCGTGCAGGCGGACTCGGCTCCGTACCGGATCAGCGGGCTGCCGAAGGCCGCCGAGGAGGAGTTCGCGGCCATCGCGGCGGCGGCGCGGGAGTCGCTGGGCGAGATGCGGCGGCTGCTGTCGGTGCTGCGCAGCGAGGGGGCGGAGGGCGACCGGGCGCCGCAGCCCGGCCTGGACCGGCTCCAGCAGCTGGTGGAGGCGACCGTGCGGGCGGGACTGCCTGCGGAGCTGGCGCTCAGCAAGGAGCTGAGCTCCGGGCGGGGCGAGGTGCCCCCGGCGGTGGATCTGTCGGCGTACCGGATCGTGCAGGAGGCCCTGGCCAATGTCGTGCGGCACGCGCCGGGGGCCCGCACCCGTGTCCTCGTCGCGCCGGACAACGGCCACCTCCTCGTGCTCGTCGTCAACGGGCCCGCTGCCAGCCGCAGTTCGCCGCTGGAGACGAGCGGGACCGGGCACGGGCTGGTCGGGATGCGCGAGCGCGTACGGTTGACCGGCGGCACGCTGGACACCGGTCCGCTGCCCGACGGCGGGTTCCGGGTCGCGGCCCGGATGCCGCTGCCCCCGGCCACCGCGCCGCCCGCCGCACCACCCGTTCCCCTGCCTCCGGAGGACCTGTGACCATCCGCGTGATCATCGTCGACGACCAGGCCATGGTGCGGGCGGGGTTCGCGGCGCTGCTGTCGGCGCAGAGCGACATCGACGTGGTCGGCGAGGCGGCGGACGGCCGGCAGGGCGTGGAGGTCAGCCGCCATCAGCACCCGGATGTGGTCCTGATGGATGTGCGGATGCCGGAGATGGACGGACTGGCCGCCGCCCGCGAGCTGTTGAACCCGCCGATCGGGGTGGTGCACCGGCCGAAGGTGCTGATGCTGACCACGTTCGACGTGGACGACTACGTGTACGAGGCGCTCCGCGCCGGGGCCTCCGGGTTCCTGCTGAAGGACGCCCCGCCCGCCGATCTGATCGCGGCGGTACGGGTGGTGGCGGCGGGCGACGCGCTGCTGGCGCCCTCGGTGACGCGGCGGCTGATCGCGGACTTCGCGGCGCAGCGGCCCTCGGGGGCGACGCGCGGCGGCCAGGCCCTGCGGCTGAACGGGTTGACCCCGCGCGAGACGGAGGTGCTGGAGCTGATCGCCCGGGGGCTGTCGAACCAGGAGATCGCGGGGCGGCTGGTGCTGGCCGAGCAGACCGTGAAGACGCACATCGGGCGGGTGCTGGCCAAGCTGGACCTGCGGGACCGGGCGCAAGCGGTGATCTTCGCGTACGAGTCGGGGCTGGTGACGCCGGGGGACTCGGGGGCCTGACCTCGGGCTCGGGGTCGCGCTCGCCTCGTCCGTTCGGAGCCGTTCTCGGTTCGGAGCGTTCTCGGTTCGGAGCCCTCTCCCCCACCCCCTACCCCAGTAGCACCCCGCAGTTGGCCCCCCGGTGTGACGCCCCCTCACCCACCTTCTTCCTACCTTCCTCTCGGTCGCGCCGGTCGGTGCGGCAGCGGAGAGGGAGGGCACGATGCGCCGATACGCGCGGACCATGGTCGCGTTCGCACTGGCTACGAGCGTGGTGACGGGGAGTGCGGGGTGGGTTTCGGGGGATGCGCAGCAGGCGCTCACCGGGCCGCCGCCGGGCAGCACGTCGTGGCGGGCGGACCGGGTGCTGGGGTCGGAGCTGCCCGATCCGGCACGCGCGACTCCCACGGAAGTCGCGGCGTTCTTCGACGGTTTGAGCACGGACGAACAACAACTGCTGCTCCTCCGCCACCCGTCCGTCGTCGGCAACCTCGACGGCGCCCCCCTTGAGCTGCGTTACCGCGCCAACTCCCTCGCCCTGGCCGCCTCCGACGACCCCCGCTACCGCTCGCTCGCCGCCCCCGGCCGCCGGATCATCGCGTTCGACCCGCGCGGGCGCGGCCAGGTCGCCGAGGTCTTCGGGGAGCTGCGCTCGGCGCGCCGGGTCTCCGTGGTGGTGCCCGGCTCCGACAACGACGCGGGGACCTTCGACCGCGAGGGCGACACCCATGGAACGCCCGCCGGTATGGCCAAGTCCCTGTATGCGGAGGCGGGTTCGGACACCGCCGTCATCGCGTGGACCGGGTACACCACTCCCGTCGGCGTCGGCATCGACGCCGCGACCGGGCGGCTCGCGGAGGCGGGCGCGGGGCGGCTGACCCGGTTCGTGGAGGGGCTGGTCGCCGACGGGCTGCCCGAGCCTGCCGTCTTCTGCCACAGTTACGGCTCCGTCGTCTGCGGGCTCGCCGCGCACCGCCTGCCCGCCACCGACCTGGTGGTCCTCGGCTCCCCCGGGATGCGGGCCGACGACGTGGACGGACTGCGGACCCGGGCGACGGTGTGGGCGGCGAAGGACCCGACCGACTGGATCGACGATGTGCCGAGCGTGCGGTTCGCCGGGCTCGGCCACGGCCCCGACCCCACGGACCCGACGTTCGGGGCCCGTCGCATACCGGCCGACGAAGCCCGGGGCCACACCGGCTACTTCGCCCCGGGCACGGACTCGCTCCGGGCCTTCGCGGCGATCGCACGGGGAACGTCGGTGGGAGGTGTGTCCCGATGAAGACCCGTACGCACACCGGTACACGTGCACACACCACCCGCACGCACACTCCTGCCCGCGCCCGTGCACACCAGCTCGCCGCCCGCGTCGAGGCCGCCACCCCCGCCCACCGGGACCGGGCCGTCGACGGCCTGCGCGCGCTCGCGCTGCTCGCCGTGCCGCTCGGGCACTGGATGCTCGGCGGCTTCCGTCTCGACGCGGACGGGCTGCACAACGCGAGCCCGCTCTCGACGTTCGGCGCGTTCGCCCCGCTCAGCTGGGTGCTCCAGATGCTGGGGATCTTCTTCCTGGTCGGCGGATACGCCTCGGTCCTCTCCTACCACCGCCGCCCATCGACCACGGCCGCCTGGCTGCGCGGGCGGCTGGTCCGGCTCGGCAGGCCGGTGCTCGGGGTGACCGCCGTGTGGGCGGTGCTGCTGGCCGTGCTGTCCTGGCTCGGCGTGCCGGGCGACACCCTGCGTACGGGGTCGACGCTGGTGATCCAGCCGCTCTGGTTCGTCGGGGTGTACACCCTGGTCACCGCGCTCACCCCGCTCTGCATACGCCTGGCGCGGAAGCTCGGCGGATGGGCGGCGCTGCCGCTGCTGGGGTCGGTCGCGGTGGTGGACTTCCTGCGGTACGGGCCGTTCGCCGAGGGGATGCCGTCCTGGCTGAGCGTGCTCAACATCCTGCCGGGGTGGCTCTTCGCCTATCAGCTCGGCGTCTCGTGGGGCGAGGGGCGAATAGGGAAGCGGGGTGCGCGGCTGCTGCTGGTCGGGGGCGGGGTGCTCTTCGCGGTACTGCTGCTGGCCTTCCACTACCCGGCGTCGATGGTCGGGGTGCCGGGCGAGGTGCGGACCAACTCCCACCCGCCGTCACTGCTGGTGGTGGCGCTGGCGGCGACCCAGAGCGGGGCGGCGATCCTGCTGCGGGACCGGCTGGGGCGGGCGTTGCGCAGGCCGCTGCTGTGGGCGCCGGTCGTCGTGGTCAACCTGTCGGCGATGACCATCCTGTGCTGGCACCAGAGCGCGATGCTGGCCGCCGCCGTTCCGGCCTCACTGCTGGACGGGGGCACGGCGGCGGTGGCGGGGCTGACGACCGGGCCGGACTCGTTGGGCTGGGTGCCGGCCCGGATCGCGTGGCTGCCGGTGTTCGCCGGGCTGCTGGTGCTGATAGCCCGGTACACCCGCCGCTTCGACGCCCCGTGGCAGACGGGCACCCGCGCCGCGAACGCCCGCCGCGCGCTGGCGGGGGTGCTGGCGGCAGGGTTCGCGGTGTTCGCGCTGGGGCTGGCGTGAGGGGGCCGGGCCCTTGGCCATGATGAGCCGGGCCCTTGGTCGTGATGAACTTCATGAACCACGCGATGACCACGTAGCCGGCCATCGCGGCCCCCTCGCCGCCCCCGAGCCGCACCTACTCCCGCGCCGCCGAGGTGGAGCTCATGTCCGGGTAGCGGTCTCCTGCCACCTGGGCCGCGATCGGCTCCAGCAGGGCCAGTTCGTCCGCCGTCAGCGTCAGCCGGGTCGCCGCGACGTTCTCCAGGAGGCGGCTGCGCTTACGGGTGCCGGGGATCGGGACCACCGTCAGGCCGTGCACCTGGGCCCGCTGCTGCACCCAGGCGAGGGCCACCTGTGCGGCCGTCACCCCGCGAGCGGCGGCGATCTTGTGGACCGGCTCCAACAGGGCCGCGTTGGTACGGGCGTTGTCACCGGTGAAGCGGGGCTGGTGCTTACGGAAGTCGCCCTCGGACAGGTCCTTGCCCGCGTCGGTGAAGGACCCGGTGAGGAAGCCACGGCCGAGCGGCGAGTACGGCACGAGCGTGACGCCGAGCTCCACCGCGGCGCCGAGCGCGCTCTTCTCGACGTCCCGGCTGAAGAGGGACCACTCCGACTGGAGGGCGGCGATCGGGTGCACGGCGTACGCCTCGCGGAGCTCGGGGCCGGTCACCTCGCTCAGCCCGATCTGCTTGATCTTGCCCTGCTGGATCAGCTCCGCCATCGCGCCGATCGACTCGGCGAACGGGACGGCCGGGTCGTGGCGGTGCATGTAGTAGAGGTCGATGACGTCGGTGTTCAGCCGACGGAGGCTCGCTTCGACGGAGGTGCGGATGTAGGCGGGGTCGTTGCTCACAGCCCGGTAGCCGGGGTCGTCGGAGCGGACCAGCGCGAACTTGGTGGCGAGGGTGATCTCGTCGCGGTGGGCGCCGACGAAGGGGGCGAGGAACTCCTCGTTGGCCCCGCGCCCGTAGGCGTCGGCGGTGTCGAAGAGCGTGACACCCGCCTCCAGTGCGGCGTCGAGGGTGTCCCGGGCGGAGAGCTCGTCGGTGTCGCCGTAGAACTCGCTCATGCCCATGCAGCCGAGGCCTTGGACGCCGACCTCCGGGCCGCCCTCTCCGCCCAGCTCGACGGTGGCGATGGTCTTGCTGTCGTTGTCAGTCATCAGGCGCTGTGCCTCTCCGGCGCCGTGCGGGCGCCCGCGTAGAACTCGATCTTGTGGTCGAGGACGGCGAGGGTGTCGTGGAGCTCCGCGATCCGGGTGATCACATCGCGGCGGGTCGACTCCAGCAGCTCCTGGCGTGCCTCGAAGGTGGACTCGCCCTCGCGCAGCAGCTCCGCGTACCGCACCATGTCGGCGACGGGCATCCCGGTCAGCCGCAGCTTGCCGACGAAGACCAGCCAGTCCAGGTCACGGTTGGAGAAGCGGCGCTGGCCGGTGTGCGAGCGGTCGACGTGGGGCATCAGCCCGATCCGTTCGTACCAGCGCAGGGTGTGCGCGGTGAGCCCGGTGAAGGCGACGACCTCGCTGATCGTGTAGCTGTCCTTGCCCGCGGGCCGGGGGTGCGGCTTGGGGAGAGCCGTACAGGCGTGCACCCCCGAGGAGGGCTGCGGCTGTCGTGGCCTGCTGGTCGCGGTCGCGGGAGTGCTCCGGGAGGTTCCGTCGATCACCGTCATGCCCTCCACGCTAAATCCTTGGAGTGCACTCGAAGCAAGCGAAGCCGACAGGAAACAGGGGCAGGAATCGGCGGGAGCCGGACGTCAGAGTTCGTCCTCCGCCCTGGACAGCGCGTCGGTGATCACCCGGGTGGCGAAGTCGGGGTCGTCGGCGATGCGGTTGATGTGCTCGGCGAGCAGGAAGGCGGTGGCCTCCAGGGGAGTCATCTCCGCGTGCGTCCAGTCGCCGTACTGCTTGCGCCAGAGGCTGGGGCTCAGGCCGGTGCCCGCGGCGATGACCAGGCCCGCCATGGTGGGGACGGCCTCCGGGCGGATGCTCTTGGGCATCATGCGCATCGAGGCCACCAGGGTCGGGACCACGTACTCGATGACGTCCTTGTCGTGGTCCTCGTGGGCCTTCCGCAGCCAGGTCATGAACATGTAGATCAGCGTGCAGACGCCGTCCAGCAGGTCCTCGGCCCCGTCGGGACCCAGCGACTCGGTGAACTGCGCCATCAACTCCTGCTGCTCGGCGTCGGCCTCCGCGTTGCCCGCGTGGATGCTCCGGAGCCGGGAGTCGATCAGCATGAGTGCCGCGCCCACATCGCCGGCGGGAGCGTGCTGGGGGCCGTAGGCCGATGACACAGTTGACACGGAAGCCTCCTCGTACGGCTGCGGTCCGCAGCGCTTCGCCTCCGCACAGTAGTCGGCCGGGGCGGCGGGAGTTGGCGACTTCGTCACCTTTCGGACGCGGTGCGGGAGCCGCTGCGGTGAACGTTAGGCTCGGGTCCATGGAGAGCTTGCGGATCATCGACACCTGGCCCGTCCCGACCGCGGCGGCCGCCGTCGTACGGGCGGACGGCACCGTCCTCGGCACGCACGGCCCGACCGCCCACCGCTTCCCCCTCGCCTCGGTCACCAAGCCGCTCGCGGCCTACGCGGCGCTGGTGGCGTACGAGGAGGGGGCCGTGGAGCTGGACGAACCGGCCGGACCCGAGGGGTCCACGGTCCGCCACCTCCTGGCCCACACCAGCGGCCTCGCCTTCGACGAGCACCGGGTGACGGCCCCGCCCGGCGAGCGCCGCCTCTACTCCAACGCGGGCTTCGAGGTGCTGGGCGACCACATCGCGAAGGCGTCCGGCATCCCGTTCGCGGAGTACCTGCGCCAGGCGGTCCTGGAGCCGCTGGCCATGACGTCCACCAGTCTGGACGGCTCCCCCGCCCGCGACGGCGTCTCCACGGTGGACGACCTGGTCCGCTTCGCCGCCGAGGTCCAGGCCCCCCGCCTCCTCGACCCCCGTACGGTCCTGGAAGCCCAGAGCGTCGTCCACCCGGGCCTCAAGGGCGTCCTGCCGGGCTACGGCCACCAGAGCCCGAACGACTGGGGCCTCGGCTTCGAGATCCGCGACTCCAAGTCCCCGCACTGGACGGGCGCTTCCTCCTCCCCGGCGACCTTCGGCCACTTCGGCCAGTCGGGAACGTTCCTGTGGATCGACCCGGTGGCCGGGGTCGCCTGCGTGGCGCTGACGGACCGGGCCTTCGGGCCGTGGGCGTCGGAGGCGTGGACCCCGTTCACGGACGCGGTCCTGTCGGAGGTCGCGGGCTGAACCGGGCGCGGTCGCCCGTCGCCTTCTTCCGGTCGACGCACTCGAACCACACGGTCTTCCCCGTGCCGTCCCAGCGCTTCACCACGCCCCCGTCGTCGGTGACGGCATTGACCAGAATCAGCCCTCGCCCGCCGTCGTCGAGTTCGTCGCGCTTGATCGCGAGCGGGATCGCCGGGCTGTTGTCCGCGACCTCCACGCGTACGCCGTCCCCGGTCGGCAGCCGGAAGATGAAGGTCTGGCAGCGGCGCCCGGGCGCATGCCGCACCACATTGGCGATCAGCTCGGTGAGCGCGAGCTCCGCCGCCGGGGCGAGTTCGAGCAGGGTCCCAACTGGTGAGGTAGATCCGCATGATGCGGCGCAGATGGCGGGCGGAGTGCTCCCCCATGGCGAGGTCGGCGCGGTAGACGGGTTCCCCTGGATCAATTCGGCCGTAAGGCGTTGCCCACCGGAGGTCCGCGCTGCGGCCAACATCCAGACGCTCGACCCGAGCGCTTCCCCGCTCGACCACTTCGGCGCGGAACTGCGCCGCGTACGCGAGGCACTCGGCCTGAAACAGGCTCGGTTGGGCGCGATGCTCTACTGCACGGGCTCGCTGATCGGCCAGATCGAGACGACGAAGAAGATCCCGACCCGCGAGTTCGCCGAGGCGTTGGACCAGGCTCTCCGCATGGACGGGCATTTCTCCCGGCTGGTGAGCCTGGTCCTGCGAAGCCAACTGCCGAGCTGGTTTCGTCCGTACGCGGACATGGAGGCGAAGGCGACGTACATCTCCACGTTCCAATCGCATGTGGCCTATGGGCTGTTGCAGACGGAGGCGTACGCGCGAGCCCTGATCGGCATGGAGCACCCGCACCAGGTGGACGAGATGGTGGCGGCCCGGCTGGAACGCCAGCGGGTCCTGGAACGGGAGGACCCGCCCGTGCTGTGGGTCATCCTGAGCGAGGCCGTACTGCACCAGGAGGTCGGCGGGCCGGACGTGATGCGCGAACAACTGGCCCGGCTGTTGGAGTTCCGGGACAACCCGTGGGTCAACATCCAGGTACTGCCGTTCACTGCTGGCCAGTACCCGGCCATGCTGGGGTCGTTCACCCTCCTCCGGTTCGACGACGACCCGGACCTGCTTCTACGCGGAGAGCTACGACCAGGGCCATATGACGGCCAACCCGTCCGTGATCAAGGAAAGTTCGGTCGGCTGCGCTCGGCTGCAAGCCACAGCCCTCTCCCCCGAGGATTCGGCAACGACGATCACTCGTGTGATGGAGGAACGCTATGGGAACCGGCCATGACCTCACAGGCGCAGAGTGGCGCAAGTCCCCGTACAGCGGCCCTAACGGCGGCGACTGCGTCGAGATGGCCGCCGCCCCCTGCGGCTCCGTCCCCGTCCGGGACAGCAAGAAGCCCACCGGCCCCGCCATCACCATCGGCGCCCCCGCCTGGCAGGCGTTCGTGGACGGGCTGCGCTGAGGCGTCGCGTTCACCGAGCAACAGCGGCGGCGGTACGGAGGCGAGTCATCCTCCGTACCGCCGCTGCTGCTTTTCAGGCATCAGGCCTCGCTGTCACCGCCTTCCGCGGCCGCCCGCTTCCGCCGCCGTTTGACAAACTCGCCGACCAGGAACGCCGCACACAGCGCTCCCATCACCCCTCCGAACACCCGGGTGTAGACCGGATATCCAGAACTCGCCGCTCCCCAGATACCGGAGATACCCAGCAGCACGACGAATGCGGGCGTCTCGGCGAATGCCCGCCTCTTGGCCGCGGTCGGACCACCGCTCACCGGCTTTCCCCCTCTCTTTTCCTCCTGATGTCTCTGACTCCCTTGACGGTGACGAGGATTCCCAAGACGCCGAGAGCGACCTCACAGACACCCCACAGAGTGGTCCAGCCGCCGGCCCGAAGGTGTGCGAATCCGCTCGCCAGCATGAAAGGGATGAAGAAGACGAGGGGGGAAATCTTGTACTTGCCCATATAAGCCTCCTGGCCGTCGGCCTACCGGCAGCTGTTCTTTCCTGTGTACTTACGGCAGACCGAACGACGCCCTGTGTGCGTCAGCGAATCGTTCCACGCGTTCCGGAATTTTCGATTGTTGTTCCAGTTCCTGAAGTCGTTCTTCACGGTTTGAACGCCCCACCCCGCCCCCGCGCAGGTCCAGAAGTTGCCGGCCGAGCCGCCACATCGCTTGAAGGTCTTCTTCGGACTGCGCGCGGCTCTCCAGAGTCCCCTGACAGTCCTGACACGGCCTACGGGGTGGATGAGCGCTCCCGCGCTGATGGCGAACTTCCCCGAGTGGTACACAGAGCGCCAGTTCGGATTGCGCCCGATGCGCGTCGCCTTGTTCCTGGCCCGGTTCCACTGATTCTTCACCAGGGCCCACTTTCCGTCGAGGTCGTA is a genomic window of Streptomyces sp. SID8374 containing:
- a CDS encoding serine hydrolase domain-containing protein, which translates into the protein MESLRIIDTWPVPTAAAAVVRADGTVLGTHGPTAHRFPLASVTKPLAAYAALVAYEEGAVELDEPAGPEGSTVRHLLAHTSGLAFDEHRVTAPPGERRLYSNAGFEVLGDHIAKASGIPFAEYLRQAVLEPLAMTSTSLDGSPARDGVSTVDDLVRFAAEVQAPRLLDPRTVLEAQSVVHPGLKGVLPGYGHQSPNDWGLGFEIRDSKSPHWTGASSSPATFGHFGQSGTFLWIDPVAGVACVALTDRAFGPWASEAWTPFTDAVLSEVAG
- a CDS encoding acyltransferase, with the translated sequence MKTRTHTGTRAHTTRTHTPARARAHQLAARVEAATPAHRDRAVDGLRALALLAVPLGHWMLGGFRLDADGLHNASPLSTFGAFAPLSWVLQMLGIFFLVGGYASVLSYHRRPSTTAAWLRGRLVRLGRPVLGVTAVWAVLLAVLSWLGVPGDTLRTGSTLVIQPLWFVGVYTLVTALTPLCIRLARKLGGWAALPLLGSVAVVDFLRYGPFAEGMPSWLSVLNILPGWLFAYQLGVSWGEGRIGKRGARLLLVGGGVLFAVLLLAFHYPASMVGVPGEVRTNSHPPSLLVVALAATQSGAAILLRDRLGRALRRPLLWAPVVVVNLSAMTILCWHQSAMLAAAVPASLLDGGTAAVAGLTTGPDSLGWVPARIAWLPVFAGLLVLIARYTRRFDAPWQTGTRAANARRALAGVLAAGFAVFALGLA
- a CDS encoding histidine kinase, whose translation is MSTSPAGPQPPADGLLSAARRNLRELALGLSHASHPSTPLLAHAPKPWQRLLPYVVVLALVATFVPVTITNLTMQYGVPGALAGALGVAQAAPLLMLAHRPLQAWWIIFPADVLGALVLLARPAGPHDGWPWTPPVIVAYLFLLLTLGLRETRRTVIAVWAVTGAAGAVLHLIAPDRSSGSALLLTILGGVVLVIGGAVRERGVAQRRLAEQETISEAERAQRTLLEERTRIARELHDVVAHHMSVITVQADSAPYRISGLPKAAEEEFAAIAAAARESLGEMRRLLSVLRSEGAEGDRAPQPGLDRLQQLVEATVRAGLPAELALSKELSSGRGEVPPAVDLSAYRIVQEALANVVRHAPGARTRVLVAPDNGHLLVLVVNGPAASRSSPLETSGTGHGLVGMRERVRLTGGTLDTGPLPDGGFRVAARMPLPPATAPPAAPPVPLPPEDL
- a CDS encoding ATP-binding protein, with translation MRHAPGRRCQTFIFRLPTGDGVRVEVADNSPAIPLAIKRDELDDGGRGLILVNAVTDDGGVVKRWDGTGKTVWFECVDRKKATGDRARFSPRPPTGPRP
- a CDS encoding DUF397 domain-containing protein, whose amino-acid sequence is MGTGHDLTGAEWRKSPYSGPNGGDCVEMAAAPCGSVPVRDSKKPTGPAITIGAPAWQAFVDGLR
- a CDS encoding alpha/beta hydrolase — its product is MRRYARTMVAFALATSVVTGSAGWVSGDAQQALTGPPPGSTSWRADRVLGSELPDPARATPTEVAAFFDGLSTDEQQLLLLRHPSVVGNLDGAPLELRYRANSLALAASDDPRYRSLAAPGRRIIAFDPRGRGQVAEVFGELRSARRVSVVVPGSDNDAGTFDREGDTHGTPAGMAKSLYAEAGSDTAVIAWTGYTTPVGVGIDAATGRLAEAGAGRLTRFVEGLVADGLPEPAVFCHSYGSVVCGLAAHRLPATDLVVLGSPGMRADDVDGLRTRATVWAAKDPTDWIDDVPSVRFAGLGHGPDPTDPTFGARRIPADEARGHTGYFAPGTDSLRAFAAIARGTSVGGVSR
- a CDS encoding DUF4429 domain-containing protein; this translates as MGDVLAGIHATWEFDADSVLIRFERGIRTPKLLQSLRERRIPHAAMSSVTLTPGKRDTVVLRVVPRPGADPLWEAAAGQLKEGCDPYRLVLPAERELLAEYYADELRSCLGPASDEPADRFLVAAPEAPMQFKAYDGRASFDGERVSFRWFWTGASSAKWKAGDQTYRVSELAGIEWRSPEGLDGYLRLLPRAAAPADHRTGGSLGDLHGPVTPGLDTAGVAVDGAPATVSRAPADQDPAAVLFGLGYGPVHESLPFAAAVLESVRRTQSAPAVPAPVLVNAGRRDPADIAERIHHLGELHQAGLVTDDEYSAKKAQLLAEL
- a CDS encoding MerR family transcriptional regulator, whose translation is MTVIDGTSRSTPATATSRPRQPQPSSGVHACTALPKPHPRPAGKDSYTISEVVAFTGLTAHTLRWYERIGLMPHVDRSHTGQRRFSNRDLDWLVFVGKLRLTGMPVADMVRYAELLREGESTFEARQELLESTRRDVITRIAELHDTLAVLDHKIEFYAGARTAPERHSA
- a CDS encoding aldo/keto reductase, which encodes MTDNDSKTIATVELGGEGGPEVGVQGLGCMGMSEFYGDTDELSARDTLDAALEAGVTLFDTADAYGRGANEEFLAPFVGAHRDEITLATKFALVRSDDPGYRAVSNDPAYIRTSVEASLRRLNTDVIDLYYMHRHDPAVPFAESIGAMAELIQQGKIKQIGLSEVTGPELREAYAVHPIAALQSEWSLFSRDVEKSALGAAVELGVTLVPYSPLGRGFLTGSFTDAGKDLSEGDFRKHQPRFTGDNARTNAALLEPVHKIAAARGVTAAQVALAWVQQRAQVHGLTVVPIPGTRKRSRLLENVAATRLTLTADELALLEPIAAQVAGDRYPDMSSTSAARE
- a CDS encoding response regulator transcription factor; amino-acid sequence: MTIRVIIVDDQAMVRAGFAALLSAQSDIDVVGEAADGRQGVEVSRHQHPDVVLMDVRMPEMDGLAAARELLNPPIGVVHRPKVLMLTTFDVDDYVYEALRAGASGFLLKDAPPADLIAAVRVVAAGDALLAPSVTRRLIADFAAQRPSGATRGGQALRLNGLTPRETEVLELIARGLSNQEIAGRLVLAEQTVKTHIGRVLAKLDLRDRAQAVIFAYESGLVTPGDSGA